The Mucilaginibacter gracilis genomic interval CTTTATCTTATTTACTTTTTATCAATTCTTCTAAAAACTTATCCGACACCTCAATAGCTGCCGCAATATCTTTCAACTCGGCATTCTCCAAAGGGTTATGGCTGATGCCTTTATAACACCGCACAAACAACATGCTTACCGGCGAAACCTGCGATATAGGCACGGCATCGTGCCCTGCACCGCTAACCAGTTTAACCGTTTCAATGTTTGATGCCGAAATAGCTTTTTCGAGCAATTTGCTTAATCCTTCATCGCAGGTTACGGGTTGGGTTTCCTGTATCAAATTCCAGTTTAATGTTATTTTGCGTTTATCGGCAATCAACTGGCACAGGTCTTTAACAGTTTGGTAGGCAATAATTAATTGGCGTTCGTCGGCGCTGCGCAAATCCAAACTGCAAATTACCTTGCCAGGAATAACGTTGCTGGCGGAGTTCACCACATCTAATTTACCAACGGTAGCAACCAGGCTGTTTTTGTTTTCTAAGGCAAATTTTTCTAAAGCCAGCACAAAATCGGCAGCGGCGCACAAGGCATCGGCTCGCATATCCATTGGCACTGTACCTGCATGTCCGGCCATCCCGGTAAAGGTAATTTCAACACGTTTTTGCCCCGCTATGGCGGTAACTATGGCTACGGGTATGTTGTTTTCGTACAAAACAGGGCCCTGTTCTATGTGTATTTCAAAATAGCCCAGCCAATTTTGGGGTTCAATAGCATCGCCGGGTAGCAATTGGGCCTTGCCGCCAATTAATTCAATTACCGAATTTAAAGTTATACCGCCTTTATCCGTTTTAGATAATAAGCCATCGTCAAACGAGCCGGCTACAACCTTGCTGCCCAGGTACGTGGTATGGTACCGCACTCCTTCCTCGTCGCTAAAAGCTATCAGTTCAATATTAAATGGCAGTTTAGTTTTAGATGCAATTAAATGTTCAACAATATCCAAACCCACTAACACGCCAAGCGGGCCATCAAACTTGCCAGCATTAACCACCGTATCAATATGCGACGCGATAACGAAAGTTTTAGCATCAGGATTATCACTTTTTAAGAAAGCCCGAACGTTGCCAATATTATCTACCCGCCCTGGTAACCTGGCTTCCATCATCCATTGCGCAACTAAGGCAACGCCAAACATAAATTTGTCGGTACCAAAAGTACGGGTAATGCCATCTTCGTCCTCGCTAATAGCGGCAAGCTGGTTAATTCGCAAAAGTATTTTTTCGGCGCGGCTGGTGTAATTAGTCATTTCCTAAAACTATCTGTCCTTGGTTTAATTTAATGTTTCCTTTATCAAAAACCTTAACGCCCGCAATATACGTTTGTTCAACCACGCCAAATAAGGTTTCGCCCAAATATGGCGTAACCTTATGCTTATGATAAATCATATCCTCTGTTAACTTAAACGAAGCTTCTGCATCCCAAATAACAAGGTCGGCATCATATCCCTTAGCTAATTTGCCTTTGCTACCGGCTTTACCAATTAGTTTCGCCGGGTTTTCTGATAGCCATTTTGCTACATCCATAACGGTGCAATTGCGTTGTTTAGCCGCTGTCCATAAAACAGGCAACGCAAACTGTAACGACGATATACCACCCCAGGCTTTAATAAAATCGCCGCTTTGCATCTGTTTCAAATCGGGCGGGGCGGGGGAGTGGTCGGTAGCCACAAAGTCAATAACACCGCTTTTTAGGGCTTCCCACAGTAAATCGTTGTTATCTTTTTCACGTATCGGCGGGGCGCATTTAAATTGTGTTTGCCCGTTCTTAATATCTTCAGCCGCAAAATATAAATAATGCTGCCCGGTTTCTACAGTTAAGGATAAACCCCTTTTTTTTGCTTCGGCTATTTGGCCGATGGAATTTGACGACGATAAATGAACGATATGTACCCGGCAATTAAATTCTTCGCATAGGCGTATCATCAAACTCACGGCATCATCTTCCCAATATTTTGGCCGCGATGCGAGGTAATCCGTGTAAGATAGCGGGTCTTGATCGGTTACTTTAAAATCATCCGTCAATTCGCAGTGTACCAACAGTGGTAAGTTATATTTTGCGATGATTGGCATTGCTTTGCGCAGATCATCTTCGGTTGCGTTCGGGAAATCGTCAATACCCGAATGGGTTAAAAATGCTTTAAAGCCTAACACACCTTTTTTAATAAGCGGTTCTATTTGGTGCGAATTACCCGGCACAATGCCACCCCAAAAACCTACATTGGTATGTAATTGATTTTTTGCTGCGGCCAGCTTTTGCTCAAATGCCTCAACACTTGTGGTAACCGGTGCCGAGTTAAGGGGCATATCAACCAAAGTTGTTAAACCGCCTGCAATTGCGGCGTGGGTGGCCGTATTAAAACCTTCCCAATCGGTACGGCCAGGTTCGTTTATATGGATGTGCGGGTCAATTACCCCGGCCATTACAATTTTATCGCCAACGTCTATTACCCGTAAATTGGTATTATAATCAGCCGGTAAAACATCAGTTATAAGCCCTTTTTCAATCAGTATCAAGCCGTTAACCACACCCTCCGGTGTGATTATATTTGTAGATTTAATTGCAAATTGGCTCATTTTGTGTAAAAAAAGTTAAAATTCCTATAAATTACTGCAAAAACAGTTTAGAAATTTCTAAATTGCTAATCTTTTAACAATAATCAAAACTAATTATAATGAATATCAAATTAGGTAAAAACGCTTACGGAAAAAATGCAGTTAACTTGTCGAAAATTATTCGCCATGCCGATTATCATGAGTTTAGGCAAATTTCGGTAAGTGTGGCCCTCGAAGGTGATTTTGAAACCGCACACACACTTGGCGACAACTCTAAAATTTTAGCTACCGATACGCAAAAAAACACGGTATACGTATTGGCTAAGGAACATTTTACAGATGGTATTGAAGATTTTGCCTTATACCTTTCCGCTTATTTTTTAAATAATAACCCGCAGGTAACGCGTACCAATATCGAAATTATTGAACACCCGTATCAGCGCATGGCCTTTAACGGCGATACCCACCCGCATGCGTATATTGGCGGCGGCAGCGAAAAGCATACCACAAGCATTGTGCAGGACGCCGATGGCCTTGTTATTACTGCCGGTATTAAAGATTTGTTGATATTAAAAACTACCGATTCGGGTTTTGAAGGTTATATTAAAGAGCAATACACCAGTTTAAAAGAAACTGCCGACCGTATACTGGCCACGCAATGCCAGGCCACCTGGACCTACAACAGTACATCGCTTAATTTTACGCAATTATTTGGCCAAATACGCACAACGCTGTTAAAAACCTTTGCCTTCCACAAAAGCCTTTCGGTGCAGCAAACATTATATGCTATGGGCGAAGCTGTTTTGCAAACCTACCCCGAGGTAACCGAGATTAGTTTAGTTATGCCTAACAAACACCATATTCCGTTTAATCTCGATCAGTTTGGTATGGATAATAAAAACGAGATATTTATAGCAACCGACGAACCATTTGGTTACATAACAGGCACGGTGGTAAGGGGGTAAAAAGGGGCTATGCAAATGGCATTTTTAATGTCGGGCATTTTGGTGATATTTGCAGCAATGAAGATACCCAAGTTCCAGGACCTGATCTTATTTGAAAATCCTGATATTATTGTTGTAAATAAACCGCCATTCATCAGTTCGTTAGATGAGCGCGAGGGAGGCGAGATTAATATGCTGCGCCTTGCCAAAAATTATTCGCCGGATGCGCAAGTATGCCATCGTTTAGATAAAGAAACCTCGGGAGCGTTAATTATAGCCAAAAACCCCGAGGCTTACCGCCTGGTTTCTATCCAGTTTGAAAAACGCCGCGTAAAAAAAATATACCATGCCATTATTGAGGGCACCCATGTATTTGAGGACCTGCAAATTGACTTGCCGATATTAAACGCCGGTAAAGGCAATGTAACCATCAGCCGCCAGGAAGGTAAACGCGCCGAAACCCATTTTCAGTCGTTAAAGTATTTTAAGCACTATACGTTGGTACAATGCAGGCCTGTTACCGGGCGCATGCACCAGATCCGGATTCACCTGGCCACGCAACGGGCATCCATTGCCGGCGACGAAATGTATAAAGGTAAACCTGTGTTTTTATCGGCCATAAAACGCGGCTACCGTTTAGGTAAAGAGCAGGAAGAGTTACCCATTATGAAACGTTTTGCCTTACATGCCTACGAGGTAACCTTTAAAATTAATGAGGTTGACGAAGTAACCATACACGCACCTTATCCAAAAGATTTTGAAACACTGCTAAAACTGTTGGAGAAATTTGATAGTTAAGCATACCATCATTTCTTCTGTAGTAATGCAGGTACAGGTATTCGTTCCAAATTTAATTTCGCTTTACGCGGATTTTTAGCTGTAAAAACCTATTTTTGGCTGCTCAATGGTTTTGCTTCCCGTTGACCATTTAAGCTTAAATATAATTTAAAAATGAAAGTTCTAAAATTTGGCGGAACATCTGTTGGCAGCCCCGAACGGATGAAAAAACTGCTGGATATTATCAATCCGGCAGAAAGGCAAATCGTGGTTTTATCTGCCGTTTCGGGCACAACTAACAGCTTGGTCGAAATTGGGCAGGCGTACCTTGCCGGCGATAAGTTGAAGGCCATGCAATTAATTGCACCGCTAAAGGTTAAGTACCAAAAATTTATTTCCGAATTGTTTAGCACCCCGGAGTTTTTAGAATCGGGCAAGGAAGTAATTGACTATCATTTTGGTTTATTAACCAACCTGGCTACCGATAACTTTACCACCATTGAAGATAAAATTGTATTGGCCCAGGGCGAACTGTTAAGCACAACCCTATACTATGTTTATTTACAGGAAATAGGTGTACCGGCAGTTTTATTACCGGCACTGGATTTTATGAAAATTGATGAGGATGGCGAACCTGTAATTGATTACATGACCGACCATATTACACCCTTGTTAAATCAACATCCCGATAATAAGTTGTTTATTACCCAGGGTTATATATGCCGAAACTCGTTTGGGGAGATTGATAACCTGCGCCGTGGCGGCAGCGATTACACGGCATCGTTAATAGGAGCAGCCATACGCAGCGAAGAGGTGCAAATTTGGACGGATATTGACGGTATGCACAATAACGACCCGCGTATAGTTAAAGGCACCAAACCAATTGCACAGCTATCGTTTGACGAAGCTGCCGAGTTAGCCTACTTTGGCGCAAAAATTTTGCATCCGCAGAGTGTATTTCCGGCACAAAAATATAAAATACCCGTTAGGCTGCTCAACACCATGGAGCCCAACGCACCGGGAACACTCATCAGTAACAGCAGCGATAAAGGCGAAATTAAATCAATAGCCGCAAAGGATAATATTACGGCTATCAAAATTCACTCCAGCCGCATGTTACTGGCCTATGGCTTTTTGCGCCGCGTTTTTGAAGTTTTTGAACGTTACAAAACGCCTATAGATATGATAACCACATCGGAGGTTGCGGTATCTGTCACAATAGATGATACTACCTATCTTGGCGACATTACCCGCGAGTTAAATATTTTTGGCACCGTTGAGGTTGATGTTAACCAAACCATAGTTTGCGTAGTTGGCGATTTTGGTGCCGAAACGCACGGCTATGCAGCCCGCGTACTCGAATCGGTTAAACACATACCTTTGCGCATGATATCGTATGGTGGCAGCAGCTACAATATCTCTATCCTCGTTAAAACAGCCGATAAAGTTGAAACTCTAAGGAGTTTACACAGCAGGTTGTTTTGAAGAGATGATGGTTCGTAGATCATGGTTCATGGTCGGGATGCTTGTCACAATATCTATAATAAAATAATTTTACACTATGGTTCCATGAACTATCAACCATGAACCATGAACAAAAAACAACATGTTCAACACCAATATCCTTACCCGTTTTAACAATTTAGAAACACCGTTTTATTATTACGATTTAGATTTGCTTGCTCAAACTTTGCAGGCTTGCGCCTATGCATCGGCGCAATATAACTTCCATGTGCATTACGCCATGAAAGCTAATTTTAATCCGAAAGTAATTGATAAAATACAATCGTACGGTTTTGGTGCCGATTGTGTGAGCGGTGGCGAGGTAAAGGCAGCTATTGAACATGGTTTTGATAAAGGCAAAGTGGTTTTTGCTGGTGTAGGTAAATCCGACAAGGAAATTAACGAGGCATTAGACAGGGAAATATTCTGTTTCAATGTAGAATCGGTGCAGGAGTTGCAAATCATTAACGATCTGGCTAAAGCCAAAAATAAAACAGCAAGTGTTGCCATACGCATTAACCCTAATGTTGATGCCCATACGCACCACTTTATAACAACCGGACTGGAAGAAAATAAATTTGGTGTAAACACCTGGGAACTGCCTGCCGTTGCCGAAGCTTTGGGCCAATTGCCTAATCTGCAATTTTTAGGCATTCATTTCCATATCGGTTCGCAAATTACAGATTTGAGTGTTTATAAAAACCTTTGCGTGCGCGTAAACGAATTGCAGCAATGGTTTGAAGAACGTAATTTGCCCATTAAAGTATTAAACCTTGGCGGTGGCTTAGGTGTTGATTATTATGAGCCCGACGAAAATCCTATCTGCGATTTTGCGAGCTATTTTAAAGTATTTAACGATTTTTTAAACGTGAAACCGGGCCAGGAGGTACACTTTGAACTGGGCCGTGCGCTGGTTGCGCAATCGGCATCGTTAGTGAGCCGCGTACTTTATGTAAAAAACGGCATTAAAAAGAATTTCCTGATACTGGATGCCGGGATGACTGAACTGATACGCCCAATGCTTTATCAGGCTTACCATGTGATAGAGAATTTGAGCGGGAAGGAGAGAGTCAAGAATCAAGAATCAGGAATCAAGAATGACGAGTCGGGAAAAGAAGTCTTGAGTCCTGAGTCTGGCATCTTGAGTCTTATCAAATACGACGTAGTAGGCCCTATCTGCGAAAGCACAGATTGTTTCAGAAAAGATGTTGAACTGCCCGAGTCATATCGCGGCGATATCATTGTTGTACGCACCGCAGGCGCCTACGGCGAGGTAATGGCATCAGGCTATAACCTGCGCGATAGAGTACAAAGCGTATACTCCGAATAATTTAAAAGCAATAACCAACACGTAAATTAACGTTAACAATGTTTTGCCTTTCTACCACAAAAAAATATTTACGCATTTGTACAAAAAAGCTTGCGCTGTAATTAATATTGTTGTATTCCGAGTTGTTGTAGTATGAATTGGTATAGTCGTTAAAATCGTGGTTGCCAAATGTTTTGCCTAAGTACCCCTTTACTGCATAATGTATTTGCGGGTTGTTGCGCCCGCGCCAGGCAACCTCGGTAGTTAAACCGCCGCTAAATAAGTTGTTGTTAATATCGGTATGGAAACCGGGCTGGCTCCTCACTGCTTTCCTAAAATCGGCATAATCGCCAAATTCGCTGCTGTAAGCCAAGTCTATCCCAATAATCCTTAAATCTACCTTATCATTCAGCGGGATAAAAAAATTAGCTGATGCATTGGCACCTAAACCTGCAAAAAATTTATTGTTAAAATAATTGGCTTCGGTTTTTTCTATCGACGTATTTTCGTAACTACCAGCAAAGCCAAATACGCCGTAGGCTAAGTTAATATTATCAAAGGTGTTAGCATGGTCTAAACGCAGCAAACCCATGTAGGTGTTATCCTTTAGGTCGATACCCGAACCTAAGCCTAACCCGCCCGATACGTAACTGGCCGACTTTGCCGAATCGGTATGCATGGGCTTTGCCAGGTAGGTTGAGTTATTGTTGTATAACGCCGGGGCGTAAAAATGATCGTTACAGCCCGAAATAAAAATAACTGTTATCAAAAGCGCTAAAGCATATATTTTTTTCATGCACAGGTTAAGTTTTACAAAGCTGAATATAAAACAAATTGCGCTTAAAAGCTAAGTTTTTTAAAATGGCACTTAACCTAATGGTAACATGTAATGCACAATAGCTTAAACATTTACATGTAGCTTTATGTTGAAAATAAAACATAAACGCCATGAGATCTTTCCTGAATTTATTTTTACTGCTCAACAAAATTAAGGAGCGTGTTTTTTTAAGAAGCATGCGCTCTTTGTATATGCACTAAAGCATTTTGCCCAATAGTGTTATTTACTATAGATTTTTATTCGGAAATTTGCGGTTGGGCTTAAATTAGCCTGCGCTAATATTTAATGAAAGCCGACTTATACAACCAGCCTGTTAACCGGGCCTTTTTTGGGGATAATTTTAATTGGGGCGTATCTACCGCTGCCCCGCAAATAGAGGGTGCATTGGCTATTGATGGTCGTGGTACTTCTATATGGGATGTATTTACCAAAAAGAAGGGCAAAGTTTTAAACGGCGATACTCCCGATATTGCCTGCGAGTTTTACGAGCGTTACCGCGAAGATATTGCGCTTATTAAAGAGCTTAACATCCCTAATTTTAGGTTTTCTATAGCCTGGCCACGTATTTTACCTAACGGAACGGGCGAGGTTAACCCCGCCGGAATAGCTTATTACAACCGCATTATTGATTTTTGCCTCGAATTAGGTATTGAGCCCTGGGTAACCATTTACCATTGGGATTTGCCTCATGAGCTTGAACTGAAAGGCGGCTGGACAAACCGCGAAATTGTAAACTGGTTTAGTAACTACGTAAAAATTTGCGCCAACGCCTTTGGCGACCGCGTAAAACACTGGATGGTAATGAACGAACCGGCTGTATTTACCGGTGCCGGTTATTTTTTAGGCATACATGCCCCTGGCCGCACAGGTATTAAAAACTTTTTACCTGCCGTACACCACGCCGTTTTATGCATGGCAGCAGGAGGTAAGCTATTGCGCCAACTATTGCCCGGCGCACAGATAGGCACAACTTTTTCGTGCTCGCACATCGAACCTTATTCTAATAAACCTAAGGATGTTGCTGCAGCGGCGCGCGCTGATGTATTTTTTAACCGCATATTTATTGAAGCTGTATCGAGCATGGGTTACCCCGAAGATATTAAAGTACTTAGCCGTATAAAGCAATACATGCTGCCCGGCGATGAGCATTTAATGAATTTTGAGTTTGATTTTATCGGCCTCCAAAACTACACCCGCGAAATTGTAAAAGCCTCGCTATTTGTACCCTATATAGGTGCGCGCCTGGTTAAAGCCCAGCACAGAAATGTGCAGTTAACCGATATGAAATGGGAAGTTTACCCCCCGGCCATTTACGAGGTTATCAAAAAATTTGATGCTTACCCCTTTGTGAAAAAAATCATCATTACCGAGAATGGTTCCGCTTTCCCGGATGAGGTAAAGGATGGTAGGGTAGATGACCCTCTGAGGTTAAAATATCTGCAAAACCACATCAACCAGGTGCTCCGGGCCAAAAACGACGGCTGCAAAGTAGCAGGTTATTTTATCTGGACCTTAACCGATAACTTTGAATGGGCCGAAGGTTATCACCCGCGCTTCGGCATCATCCACATCGATTTTAAAACCCAAAAACGCACCATCAAAAATTCGGGACTGTGGTACGGGAAGTTTTTAGCACCCTGATTGATGATTTATTAAAATCATCAAAAAAAACAAACATCACCATTGCGAGGCACGAAGCAATTTCTAAGCTATACAGAACGGCTTTGTGGGTCCGTTTGTCCTGCGCAAAGATTGCTTCGTGCCTCTATACGGGCGAATTAAGCAATATACCAAACCCCAATAGTCCAGGTTATCATTTTAAATTCTACAGCAAAGCCACCAAACCTGTCCAACCGGTTTGGTGGCTTGCGCCTAAGCCTTTGCCGTTATCGCCATTAAAATACTCGTGAAATAAAATATAATCCTTAAAATGAGGGTCGTGGTTTAGCTTTGGATGGCCGCCAAATACAGGCCGCTCGCCGCTTTCGTTCTTTAAAAAAATTGATTTTATACGCTTGCTCAAAAAGCCCGCAATTTCGGCCAGCGAAAAGTATTGATTTGATCCGGTAGGGTATTCAACCTTAAAATCGTTACCATAATAGTTATAAAACATGTATAACGATTGGATGAGCAGGTAATTAATAGGCATCCAAATAGGCCCGCGCCAATTGCTGTTACCGCCAAACATGCCCGTGTCGCTTTCGGCGGGGTTATACCTTACCGGAAAATCGGTGCCGTTAAGCCAATAATCAAACGGCTGCTGCTCATAAACTTTTGATATTGAACGTATTCCATACTCCGATAAAAACTCATTGCTATCAAGCATACGGCGCAGTAAAAGTTTCATACGGTGGCCGCGCAGCAGCGATAGTAAATGCTGCTCGTTGCCATTGGTATCTCTCCAATAACTTACCAACTGTACAAGGTCTGGCCGTTGTTGCATAAACCTATCAAGGTTGTTGCGTAATTTGGGCAGGTTTTTCCAGCGGCTATCGTCAAACACAATTACGGCAAACATGGGTATCAGGCCAACCAGGGTTCGTAAACGCAGCCGGTCATACCCGCCTTCGGGTTTGCGTAGCAGGTCGTAATAAAAACCGTCCTGGTCGTCCCACAAACCCCACGAGTCTTCACCCATATTGGCAATGGAGCCGGCTATGTATAAAAAGTGCTCCATAAATTTAATGGCCATGTTTTCGTAAACGGGGTTAAACATGGCAAGCTCTGCACTAATGTGCAGCATATTAAGGGCATACATGGCCATCCAGCTCGTTCCGTCGGCCTGTTCCAGGCAGCCGCCTCCGGGTACTGGGGCACTGCGGTTAAATACCCCTATATTATCCAGGCCCAAAAAGCCTCCCTCAAAAATATTATTGCCTTCGCTATCTTTTTGGTTTACCCACCAGGTAAAGTTGAGTAGCATTTTATGGAAAACATCCTCCAAAAATTGAATATCAGCCTTGCCTTTTGCCTTTTGGTCTTCCTCAAATACGCGCCAGGTTGCCATGGCGTGTACAGGCGGGTTAACGTCGCCAAAATCCCATTCATAAGCAGGCAATTGTCCGCTTGGGTGAATGTATTTGGCACTTACCAGCAAAGCCAACTGCTGCTTTGCAAAACCAGGATCAATAGGCGCGAGCGACATGCAGTGGAAAGCCAGATCCCAGGCCGCAAACCACGGATATTCCCATTTATCCGGCATTGATATAATATCCCCGGCTATCAGGTGTTTCCATCGGTGGTTTCGTCCATGCCTGCGGTTTTTGGGTGGCACCGGCTGGCCGGGGTCGCCTTCAATCCAGCGGTTCACATCGTATAAAAAAAACTGTTTGCTCCATAGCATACCGGCCCAGGCCTGGCGCTGAACCAGTTTTTCGTCATCGTTATTTATAGCCGCCTGCTTATCGTTATAAAACTCATCAGCTTCGGCTTTTCGTGCCAATAGTGTAGCATCAAAATCGGCAAAGGCATTATTTTGCTGGTTTTTACTGAGGCGTAATTTAAAAGTTATGCTGCTTTGCGCAGGTACGTTTTTTTGATACCAAATAGCTGCTTTGGTGCCTTCGTGCTGCGGGTTTACGGCATTAGTATCGCCGTTTACAACCCGGTTATTTATCCCGTCTTTAACAAAAGCCGAATTATTTGCCGAATTATAGAGCCGTTCGTTATTAGTTTCGTTATCGGTAAATAAAAATTCCGCCTCTCCATCGGCGTAAAAATAATAGTCGCCAAGCACGGCACTTCGCATCATCATACAATTATTGCCATGGTAAAGCATCAAAGGCTTGGCAGTATCATCGCCCAGTCCCCATGTTTTGCGGTACCATAATTGCGGTATTACATGTATAGGGGCATCTTTTACGCCCCGGTTGCAAATGGTATATTGTATAAATAAATCGTCTTCGTTATTTTTGGCGTATTCAATAAACACATCAAAATAACCGTTATCATCAAACAAACCGGTATCAATCAACTCAAATTCCGGGTCGAGTTTACTACGGCGCTGGTTTTCATCAATTAATTGGCTGTACGGGTAAGGCTGTTGTGTGTATTTGTACAGCATTTTCATGTAGCTGTGCGAGGGCGTGTTATCAATGTAATAATAAAGCTCCTTCACGTCTTCGCCATGATTACCCTGTTGGTTGGTTAGGCCAAAAAGGCGTTCCTTCAGTATAGGGTCTTTTTCGTTCCATAGGGCTAACCCCATGCAAAGTAGTTGCTGGTCGTCGCTAATTCCGGCAAGTCCTTCTTCGCCCCAGCGGTACGCCTTGCTGCGTGCCATATCATGGCTTATATAATTCCAGGCATCGCCGTTTTCGCTATAATCTTCGCGCACGGTGCCCCATTGCCGTTCCGATAAATACGGCCCCCATTTAAGCCAGTTTATTTTTTGAGCATAATGGTCGGCAAGGCGGGTTTGTTCGGTTGTCATATATGTTTTTTGGCGGATGTTAAACGAAACTAAGCTAAGGTTAAATATCAATTTTGTATTGCTGCAAATAGCTTTCTAATGTAAGTTTAATGTTATTTTTTGTTGCGTTATTTAATCCGATAATTGTAGTCCTTTTAAAAATGCAATTGCCGTATTTTAAACTTAGGTTAAAATGAATGGTAATGCAATGGGGTTTAATCTGTAAGTCATTTTTAACGTGAAAGCAAAAACCTGGACTAATTAATAGCATTTTTACTGCCCATAGGTATAGTTGAATAGCGAATAACTTATCCGCTTAAGCTTTAAAATCAATCCCAATAAAATAAAAAATGGAACTCTTTATTAAAATGACAATTGCAGCGTGGAACACTCAAAATGCCCGCCTTAATAAATTAGTAAACACCCTTAGCAACGAGCAGTTAGCAACCGAAACGGCACCGGGCCGCAATACAGGCACTTATCTTTTT includes:
- a CDS encoding MGH1-like glycoside hydrolase domain-containing protein; amino-acid sequence: MTTEQTRLADHYAQKINWLKWGPYLSERQWGTVREDYSENGDAWNYISHDMARSKAYRWGEEGLAGISDDQQLLCMGLALWNEKDPILKERLFGLTNQQGNHGEDVKELYYYIDNTPSHSYMKMLYKYTQQPYPYSQLIDENQRRSKLDPEFELIDTGLFDDNGYFDVFIEYAKNNEDDLFIQYTICNRGVKDAPIHVIPQLWYRKTWGLGDDTAKPLMLYHGNNCMMMRSAVLGDYYFYADGEAEFLFTDNETNNERLYNSANNSAFVKDGINNRVVNGDTNAVNPQHEGTKAAIWYQKNVPAQSSITFKLRLSKNQQNNAFADFDATLLARKAEADEFYNDKQAAINNDDEKLVQRQAWAGMLWSKQFFLYDVNRWIEGDPGQPVPPKNRRHGRNHRWKHLIAGDIISMPDKWEYPWFAAWDLAFHCMSLAPIDPGFAKQQLALLVSAKYIHPSGQLPAYEWDFGDVNPPVHAMATWRVFEEDQKAKGKADIQFLEDVFHKMLLNFTWWVNQKDSEGNNIFEGGFLGLDNIGVFNRSAPVPGGGCLEQADGTSWMAMYALNMLHISAELAMFNPVYENMAIKFMEHFLYIAGSIANMGEDSWGLWDDQDGFYYDLLRKPEGGYDRLRLRTLVGLIPMFAVIVFDDSRWKNLPKLRNNLDRFMQQRPDLVQLVSYWRDTNGNEQHLLSLLRGHRMKLLLRRMLDSNEFLSEYGIRSISKVYEQQPFDYWLNGTDFPVRYNPAESDTGMFGGNSNWRGPIWMPINYLLIQSLYMFYNYYGNDFKVEYPTGSNQYFSLAEIAGFLSKRIKSIFLKNESGERPVFGGHPKLNHDPHFKDYILFHEYFNGDNGKGLGASHQTGWTGLVALL